From a region of the Castor canadensis chromosome 7, mCasCan1.hap1v2, whole genome shotgun sequence genome:
- the Tent5b gene encoding terminal nucleotidyltransferase 5B, whose product MMPSESGAERLDGAAAQVGTAVASAVTTAAPAGGGADPEASSASPGRHLSRLGWPQVKRLDALLSEPIPIHGRGNFPTLSVQPRQIVQVVRSSLEDQGLRVHSVRLHGSAASHVLHPESGLGYKDLDLVFQVDLHSEASFQLTKAVVLACLLDFLPAGVSRAKITPLTLKEAYVQKLVKVCTDTDRWSLISLSNKSGKNVELKFVDSVRRQFEFSVDSFQIILDSLLLFGQCSSTPMSEAFHPTVTGESLYGDFADALEHLRHRVIATRSPEEIRGGGLLKYCHLLVRGFRPRPSTDVRALQRYMCSRFFIDFPDLLEQQRTLERYLEAHFGGADAARRYACLVTLHQVVNESTVCLMNHERRQTLDLIATLALQALAEQGPAATAALAWRPPGPDGVVPATVNYYVTPVQPLLAGAHSSYPTWLPCN is encoded by the exons ATGATGCCTTCGGAGAGCGGAGCTGAGCGCCTGGATGGGGCGGCTGCACAGGTGGGAACGGCTGTGGCCTCGGCAGTGACCACGGCTGCCCCGGCAGGCGGCGGCGCCGACCCGGAGGCTTCATCGGCCTCCCCAGGACGGCACCTGAGCAGGCTGGGCTGGCCACAGGTGAAGCGGCTGGACGCACTCCTGAGCGAGCCGATTCCCATTCACGGGCGCGGTAACTTCCCCACGCTGAGCGTGCAGCCCCGGCAGATTGTGCAG GTGGTCCGAAGCAGCTTGGAGGATCAGGGACTACGAGTGCACAGTGTGCGACTGCACGGCTCTGCTGCCAGCCATGTGCTGCATCCTGAAAGTGGCCTTGGCTACAAGGACTTGGACCTGGTGTTCCAGGTGGACCTGCACAGCGAGGCATCCTTCCAGCTGACCAAGGCAGTGGTGCTGGCCTGCCTGCTGGATTTCCTGCCGGCCGGGGTGAGCCGGGCCAAGATCACACCACTGACACTCAAGGAGGCGTATGTGCAGAAGCTGGTGAAAGTGTGCACGGACACGGACCGCTGGAGCCTCATCTCGCTGTCCAACAAGAGTGGCAAGAACGTGGAGCTCAAGTTTGTGGACTCGGTGAGGCGCCAGTTCGAGTTCAGCGTCGACTCCTTCCAGATCATCCTCGACTCCCTGCTTCTCTTTGGCCAGTGCTCATCCACACCCATGTCTGAGGCCTTCCACCCCACTGTGACAGGGGAGAGCCTATACGGGGACTTCGCTGACGCCCTGGAACACCTGAGGCACCGGGTCATCGCCACACGCAGCCCCGAGGAGATCCGTGGCGGCGGCCTCCTCAAGTACTGCCACCTCCTGGTGCGAGGCTTCCGGCCACGGCCCAGTACTGATGTACGAGCCTTGCAGCGGTACATGTGCTCCCGCTTCTTCATCGACTTTCCCGACCTGCTGGAGCAGCAGCGCACTCTGGAGCGCTACCTGGAGGCCCACTTCGGCGGGGCGGATGCAGCCCGCCGGTACGCCTGCctggtgacactgcaccaggtGGTCAATGAGAGCACTGTGTGCCTCATGAACCATGAGCGCCGCCAGACGCTGGACCTCATTGCCACACTGGCGCTCCAGGCACTGGCTGAGCAGGGCCCTGCTGCCACTGCCGCCTTGGCCTGGCGCCCTCCAGGCCCTGATGGGGTTGTGCCAGCCACTGTCAACTACTATGTGACCCCGGTGCAGCCTTTGCTGGCTGGTGCCCACTCCTCCTATCCCACCTGGCTGCCTTGCAACTGA